Proteins encoded together in one Thermomonospora curvata DSM 43183 window:
- a CDS encoding helix-turn-helix domain-containing protein, with the protein MAAGISGVEFARRAGWRDSSNVSKIERGVRPASAEHVRLWCAICGASEQRLNELLAEQAAVERMWLTYRQLNRGGLKGAQESVRDRYERVKLMRVYCAHVIPGLLQTRAYTTAALQSIRVEQHVEVDDVAEAVAERMDRQRVLRRPDARFVFVLEEQVLHHRVVPADVHAEQLEHLLAMARWPSVSLGIIPLDADRTLDDGHRVWPEHTFIISDTELVTVELVSGFLSVSQPSEIADYLAAWKRLTSLSVTGEKARRIITRVRESLDA; encoded by the coding sequence ATGGCCGCGGGGATCTCCGGTGTGGAGTTCGCCCGGCGGGCGGGTTGGCGGGACTCGTCGAACGTCTCGAAGATCGAGCGGGGTGTGCGTCCGGCGTCGGCGGAGCATGTGCGGCTGTGGTGCGCGATCTGCGGGGCGTCGGAGCAGCGTTTGAACGAGCTGCTGGCGGAGCAGGCCGCCGTCGAGCGGATGTGGCTGACCTACCGGCAGCTCAACCGCGGCGGCCTCAAGGGTGCTCAGGAGTCGGTGCGGGACCGGTACGAGCGGGTCAAGCTCATGCGGGTCTACTGTGCGCACGTGATCCCCGGCCTGCTGCAGACGCGGGCGTACACGACGGCGGCACTGCAGTCGATCCGCGTCGAGCAGCACGTCGAGGTGGACGACGTCGCCGAGGCGGTGGCAGAGCGGATGGACCGGCAGCGGGTGCTGCGGCGGCCGGACGCCCGGTTCGTGTTCGTGCTGGAAGAGCAGGTCCTGCATCACCGGGTCGTCCCGGCCGACGTGCACGCCGAACAGTTGGAGCATCTGCTGGCGATGGCGCGGTGGCCCTCGGTATCGCTGGGGATCATCCCGCTGGACGCCGACCGCACGCTGGACGACGGGCATCGGGTGTGGCCGGAGCACACCTTCATCATCAGCGACACCGAGCTGGTCACCGTGGAGCTGGTGTCGGGGTTTCTGTCGGTGTCCCAGCCATCGGAGATCGCCGATTACCTGGCGGCCTGGAAGCGGCTGACGTCGCTGTCCGTCACGGGAGAGAAGGCCCGGCGGATCATTACCAGAGTCCGCGAATCGCTTGACGCCTGA
- a CDS encoding DUF6879 family protein, with the protein MPLELVGEDPDSPEGRCPAVYLDPDSGDFYFQGLLVTDPLVLAEIGRHGTLHADEAVVRLPGRMASIIAEAAAGTYEPGRLGHGPADSTEVLKVAKHSALHLEMRDTYDPSHPAYQDFLAGGSGWYEMTNWRRIVQDAVGRGVTIRRARVISMPPSDYIRWEHMLTSQNIEAGEDVRWLPRDRAWDLMLPGADFWLFDNKLVMFNFCEGDGTEIPEEKSSNDPTVVARCLAAFEQVWERAIPHEQFRLP; encoded by the coding sequence ATGCCGCTCGAGCTGGTGGGCGAGGACCCCGACTCGCCCGAGGGGCGCTGCCCCGCCGTGTACCTCGACCCCGACAGCGGGGATTTTTACTTCCAGGGTCTGCTCGTCACCGATCCGCTGGTGCTCGCCGAGATCGGCAGGCACGGCACCCTGCACGCCGACGAGGCCGTGGTGCGGCTTCCCGGACGCATGGCGTCGATCATCGCCGAGGCGGCCGCCGGCACTTATGAGCCGGGACGTCTCGGGCACGGTCCGGCCGACAGCACCGAGGTGCTCAAAGTCGCCAAGCACAGCGCGCTGCACCTGGAGATGCGCGACACCTACGACCCGTCCCACCCCGCCTACCAGGACTTTCTGGCGGGCGGGTCGGGCTGGTACGAGATGACGAACTGGCGCCGGATCGTGCAGGACGCCGTGGGTCGCGGGGTGACGATCCGGCGCGCCCGGGTGATCTCCATGCCCCCTTCGGACTACATCCGCTGGGAGCACATGCTCACCTCCCAGAACATCGAGGCCGGAGAGGACGTGCGGTGGCTGCCGCGCGACCGGGCCTGGGACCTGATGCTGCCCGGCGCGGACTTTTGGCTGTTCGACAACAAGCTGGTGATGTTCAACTTCTGCGAGGGGGACGGGACCGAGATCCCCGAAGAGAAGAGCAGCAACGACCCGACCGTGGTCGCGCGCTGCCTGGCCGCGTTCGAGCAGGTGTGGGAGCGAGCGATCCCCCACGAGCAGTTCCGACTTCCCTGA
- the fxlM gene encoding methyltransferase, FxLD system yields MIRAANTTGDFERAARLRDELVDTLRSRGKIVSPAVEKAFRTVARETFVPPGTPLEEVYAVDRAVVTKTDEHGRSLSSVSATYIQARMIEMADIHPGMAVLEIGSGGYNAALLAEIVGPDGYVVSIDIDSEIVERAGALLSRTGYGGRVSVVHADAEYPVPGFGPFDRTLVTVGAWDIPPAWLDQLVADGVLVVPLRMNGITRTIAFRRDGDHLTSSDAEVAGFVPIQGQGAHTERTFLLPDPNGARLWLQFDSGAPEEIRLLDGVLATESVSVWSGVTIGKGISFADLHLWLAAFLPGFCRISADPGTDLAAKLGKTWFPLGGVVGGSFAYLAVRPAMDDTGVEFGATAHGGRAAAIALVEQIQAWDRTGRHRSPSFGFWPAGSTVPKLPEPSAVLHKRHGAVSISWLPASQNTPIIRPRRVGGVN; encoded by the coding sequence GTGATCCGGGCAGCGAATACCACCGGCGACTTCGAGCGGGCGGCACGGTTGCGAGACGAGCTGGTCGATACGCTGCGATCGCGCGGGAAGATCGTCTCGCCTGCAGTGGAGAAGGCGTTCCGCACGGTTGCCCGTGAGACGTTCGTACCCCCCGGCACTCCTCTTGAGGAGGTCTACGCCGTAGACCGCGCGGTGGTGACCAAGACCGACGAGCACGGCAGGAGCTTGTCCTCGGTCAGCGCCACTTACATCCAGGCCCGCATGATCGAAATGGCGGATATCCATCCCGGAATGGCCGTTCTGGAGATCGGCTCAGGCGGCTACAACGCCGCGCTGCTGGCCGAGATCGTCGGTCCGGATGGGTATGTGGTCAGCATCGACATCGACAGCGAGATCGTCGAGCGTGCCGGCGCCCTGCTGAGCCGAACCGGGTATGGCGGTCGGGTCAGCGTTGTGCACGCGGACGCCGAATACCCCGTGCCCGGCTTCGGCCCGTTCGATCGGACGTTGGTCACCGTCGGGGCGTGGGACATCCCCCCGGCCTGGCTGGACCAACTGGTCGCCGACGGTGTGCTGGTGGTGCCGCTGCGCATGAACGGCATCACCCGAACCATCGCGTTCCGCCGCGACGGCGATCACCTGACCAGCAGCGACGCCGAAGTGGCCGGATTCGTGCCCATTCAGGGGCAGGGCGCGCATACCGAGCGGACATTCCTGCTGCCAGATCCGAACGGCGCGCGGCTATGGCTGCAGTTCGACTCCGGCGCCCCTGAAGAAATACGCCTCCTCGACGGTGTGCTGGCAACCGAATCGGTGTCGGTGTGGTCCGGTGTCACCATCGGGAAGGGCATCTCGTTCGCCGACCTGCATCTGTGGCTCGCGGCGTTCCTGCCCGGATTCTGCCGGATCAGCGCCGACCCTGGTACCGATCTGGCGGCGAAGCTGGGCAAGACCTGGTTCCCGCTCGGCGGCGTAGTCGGGGGTTCCTTCGCCTATCTCGCAGTGCGGCCGGCGATGGACGACACGGGCGTGGAGTTCGGCGCCACCGCCCACGGTGGCCGGGCCGCGGCCATCGCTCTTGTCGAGCAGATCCAGGCCTGGGACCGCACCGGCCGTCACCGCAGTCCCTCGTTCGGTTTCTGGCCTGCCGGCAGCACCGTTCCCAAGCTTCCCGAGCCCTCGGCGGTGCTGCACAAAAGGCATGGCGCCGTCTCGATCTCCTGGCTCCCGGCGAGCCAGAACACACCGATCATTCGCCCTCGACGTGTGGGAGGAGTGAACTGA
- a CDS encoding FxLD family lanthipeptide has protein sequence MTLPLALDLADDHGEIAAEEFELDLRVVESTTPIVTMMCSTSDGCGNTCSTSACSSSSYDPF, from the coding sequence ATGACTCTGCCCCTGGCCCTGGACCTCGCCGATGACCACGGCGAGATCGCAGCAGAAGAGTTCGAGCTGGACCTGCGCGTGGTGGAGTCCACCACGCCGATAGTGACCATGATGTGCTCCACCAGCGACGGCTGCGGCAACACCTGCAGCACCAGCGCGTGCAGCAGCAGCTCATACGACCCGTTCTGA
- a CDS encoding lantibiotic dehydratase, producing the protein MAVSRRFRHTGLVLVRATTCPPDVTPPGDVDLADHAAVAREGAAWVRRVWQRREVREAVEMSSPDLAAGIERLLTDGCPAGRRLRRTVASPASYLLRWERRATPFGMFAGVTAAALGPAAVKIDTGHRAVVRADSEWLATLIDQVERHPALRMRLTVVADNTGVVRDGRFIVLRRAAVGARSPGPLQEASVRLTTPIAYALEQAVRPQRLAALADRMSRRFPSADTGRIHTLLHGLIDGGFLITDLRPPSTAEDPLNHLIQALHRAGVREAGDAELTEITKLLDHLEVINRQLMEHNTAADPARAAPLRAAAAGRMRHLARGTGPVLAADLRLNAHIAIPEPVVHEAERAADVLLRLSTQPFGTTAWLDYHARFRARYGTGALVPVRELVTDSGLGYPRGYLGAPRARPVWRTLTQRDTTLMGMIQQALVDGREEITLSEADIAALTTGDHGDVVVPSRIELGITLHATSTDAINRGDFTLQVVAAPRAHTSMIGRFAHLLDKADRAKLARTYAPDDDVVVAQLSFTPRRPHNDNVVRVAPHAGTVVLPLAEHPGTAPGRSGSGGTEVGVLSLDDLAVTADADQMYLVQRSTGRRVRAYIPHALDTTVQTPPLARFLAEIADARSAVFGPFDLGAARALPYVPRIRYRRTVLSPARWLLTRGALAAPGEDWDAALHRWRHRWRVPARVVLCQGELRLPLNLDRPLDRRLLQARLNAAERLELREDASSIAWGWVGRAAELVIPMVAAAAPKGRPPVTAPPGIIHQPGDALLLRAHLVGNPAHFDTILTRHLPAFVQQLGVPIRRWWASRHRDLIRLEADQYLVVLFRLAERSQYGAVAARLAAFAQELRTRGLLEQLFLAPAAEQPGRYGHGPALEAAEEVFAADTAAAIAQIAMAQAAGVAAQAVAAASMTHLAAAFASDTAAGYRTLVRRAKRRSGPVDAVVRDAAFRLADPAAGFAAVRALPGGDAVAAAWQRRADALAAYHRLLAQQRDPADLVTTLLHGHHVRAFGPDPEHEATTIRPARAAALRNLATASPAAGAP; encoded by the coding sequence GTGGCCGTTTCCCGCCGTTTCCGCCACACCGGACTCGTGCTGGTACGCGCGACCACATGTCCCCCGGACGTGACGCCTCCCGGCGATGTGGACTTGGCCGACCACGCTGCCGTGGCGCGGGAGGGAGCCGCGTGGGTGAGGCGAGTCTGGCAGCGCCGTGAGGTACGCGAAGCCGTGGAGATGTCCAGCCCAGACCTGGCCGCCGGCATCGAGCGCCTTCTGACGGATGGCTGTCCCGCCGGGCGGCGGCTTCGCCGGACGGTGGCCTCGCCGGCGTCGTACCTGCTGCGGTGGGAACGGCGCGCCACCCCCTTCGGGATGTTCGCCGGCGTCACCGCCGCTGCGCTCGGCCCGGCGGCGGTGAAGATCGACACCGGTCACCGTGCCGTCGTTCGCGCCGATTCCGAATGGCTCGCCACGCTGATCGACCAGGTGGAGCGGCATCCTGCCCTGCGGATGCGGTTGACGGTGGTCGCGGACAACACCGGCGTCGTCCGCGACGGCCGCTTCATCGTCCTCCGCAGGGCCGCGGTCGGAGCGCGATCACCGGGACCGCTGCAGGAAGCGTCGGTGCGTCTCACCACACCCATCGCCTACGCCCTCGAGCAGGCCGTCCGGCCCCAGCGGCTCGCCGCACTGGCCGATCGCATGTCCCGGCGTTTTCCCAGCGCCGACACCGGCCGGATACACACGTTGCTGCACGGCCTGATCGACGGGGGATTCCTCATCACCGACCTGCGTCCGCCTTCGACCGCTGAGGACCCGCTGAACCATCTCATCCAGGCGCTCCACCGCGCAGGAGTCCGCGAGGCGGGCGACGCGGAGCTCACGGAGATCACCAAGCTGCTCGACCATCTGGAGGTCATCAACCGCCAACTGATGGAACACAACACCGCTGCCGACCCGGCGCGTGCGGCGCCCCTGCGTGCCGCGGCCGCCGGCAGGATGCGGCATCTGGCGCGCGGCACCGGGCCCGTGCTGGCGGCCGATCTGCGGCTCAACGCCCACATCGCGATCCCCGAACCGGTTGTGCACGAGGCCGAGCGAGCAGCCGATGTCTTGCTGCGGCTGTCAACGCAGCCGTTCGGCACGACGGCGTGGTTGGACTACCACGCCCGCTTCCGTGCCCGCTATGGCACCGGTGCACTTGTCCCGGTCCGGGAGCTGGTCACCGACTCAGGACTGGGGTACCCCCGCGGGTATCTGGGCGCGCCTCGTGCCCGCCCCGTGTGGCGGACATTGACCCAACGCGACACCACTTTGATGGGGATGATCCAGCAAGCCCTCGTGGACGGCCGTGAGGAGATCACGCTGTCCGAGGCCGATATAGCGGCATTGACGACAGGTGATCACGGTGACGTCGTGGTGCCGTCGCGTATCGAACTCGGCATCACGCTCCACGCCACTTCAACGGACGCGATCAACCGCGGCGACTTCACCCTGCAGGTGGTGGCCGCGCCACGCGCCCACACCAGCATGATCGGCCGCTTCGCCCACCTGCTCGACAAGGCCGACCGGGCCAAGCTCGCCCGCACCTACGCTCCCGATGACGACGTCGTGGTAGCGCAGTTGTCGTTCACGCCCCGACGTCCGCACAACGACAACGTCGTACGCGTCGCCCCACACGCGGGAACAGTCGTCCTGCCGCTGGCCGAACACCCCGGCACCGCTCCCGGCCGGTCGGGTTCCGGTGGAACCGAGGTGGGCGTGCTCAGCTTGGACGACCTGGCGGTCACCGCGGACGCCGATCAGATGTACCTGGTGCAGCGGTCCACCGGGCGACGTGTGCGCGCCTACATCCCCCACGCTCTGGACACCACCGTGCAGACACCGCCGTTGGCGCGGTTCCTGGCAGAAATCGCCGATGCACGCAGCGCCGTGTTCGGCCCATTCGACCTGGGAGCGGCCCGCGCCCTGCCGTACGTCCCCCGCATCCGCTACCGGCGCACGGTGTTGTCTCCCGCACGCTGGCTCCTCACCCGCGGCGCCCTAGCCGCACCCGGCGAAGACTGGGACGCGGCCTTGCACAGATGGCGCCACCGGTGGAGGGTGCCCGCTCGCGTCGTGCTGTGCCAGGGAGAATTGCGCCTGCCGTTGAACTTGGACCGGCCTTTGGACCGCCGACTGCTGCAGGCTCGGCTGAATGCGGCTGAACGGCTCGAACTTCGTGAGGATGCCTCGTCCATCGCCTGGGGCTGGGTGGGACGCGCGGCGGAGCTGGTGATCCCGATGGTCGCGGCCGCCGCGCCGAAGGGGCGGCCGCCGGTGACCGCACCGCCGGGCATCATCCATCAGCCGGGCGATGCGTTGTTGCTGCGGGCGCACTTGGTGGGCAACCCCGCGCACTTCGACACCATCCTCACCCGTCACCTCCCTGCGTTCGTCCAGCAGCTCGGCGTACCGATCCGGCGATGGTGGGCGAGCAGGCATCGCGACCTGATCCGTCTGGAGGCCGACCAGTACCTCGTGGTGCTGTTCCGGCTCGCCGAACGGTCCCAGTACGGAGCAGTGGCCGCACGGCTGGCCGCCTTCGCTCAGGAGTTGCGAACCCGCGGCCTGCTCGAACAGCTCTTCCTGGCTCCCGCCGCAGAGCAGCCTGGCCGCTACGGGCACGGCCCGGCCCTGGAAGCGGCCGAGGAGGTGTTCGCCGCCGACACCGCAGCCGCCATAGCCCAGATCGCAATGGCCCAGGCCGCCGGGGTGGCGGCGCAGGCCGTCGCGGCGGCCTCCATGACCCATCTCGCCGCTGCGTTCGCCTCCGATACCGCGGCCGGCTACCGCACTCTGGTCCGCCGCGCAAAGCGACGCTCCGGGCCGGTAGATGCAGTCGTACGCGATGCCGCCTTCCGCCTGGCCGATCCCGCAGCCGGCTTCGCCGCCGTCCGCGCCCTTCCGGGTGGCGACGCGGTCGCCGCCGCCTGGCAGCGCAGAGCCGACGCATTGGCCGCCTACCATCGCCTTCTCGCCCAACAGCGCGACCCCGCAGACCTGGTGACGACGCTCCTGCACGGGCATCACGTCCGGGCGTTCGGTCCCGATCCCGAACACGAGGCCACCACCATCCGGCCGGCCCGCGCCGCCGCCCTCCGGAATCTGGCCACCGCCTCACCTGCGGCAGGTGCCCCGTGA
- a CDS encoding lanthionine synthetase C family protein: MTSSAVISHDQAHHQSLADGTAGLALLRIERALSGQAPWTEAHALIRRVAAGPIDGGDHAGLYYGAPAVAFLLHAADTDGRGRYEQALTTLDRHVARLARRRINTARTRINAGEHAQFSEYDLFYGLVGIGALLLSRQPGSDVFGDVLRYLVRLTRPARHDGVELPGWWVTHDPDPTLPTPGGHANLGMAHGAAGILALLALAARAGHTVEGHHEALEQLADWMENWRQQSPEGPWWPQWITLTALRTGRPAQQRPGRPSWCYGTPGIARALQLAALATGDTARRRNAEQALLACLTDQNLTRISDPGICHGMAGLYQTAYRAAGDSTDPALRRRLPALAAALRARARREHTQRLNEGLLTGRAGVALALESARHAAPPRSGWDACLLIT; this comes from the coding sequence GTGACGTCATCCGCGGTGATCTCCCACGATCAGGCGCATCACCAATCCCTGGCGGACGGTACGGCCGGCCTCGCGCTCCTCCGCATCGAACGAGCCCTGTCCGGCCAGGCCCCCTGGACCGAGGCACACGCACTGATTCGGCGGGTGGCCGCCGGCCCGATCGACGGAGGCGATCACGCAGGCCTGTATTACGGGGCGCCCGCCGTCGCGTTCCTCCTGCACGCCGCCGACACAGACGGCCGGGGTCGGTACGAACAGGCGCTCACCACGCTGGACCGCCACGTGGCGCGTCTTGCCCGCCGCCGCATCAACACCGCCCGCACCAGAATCAACGCGGGCGAGCACGCACAGTTCAGCGAGTACGACCTGTTCTATGGCCTGGTCGGCATCGGTGCGCTGCTGCTCTCGCGCCAGCCCGGCAGCGACGTCTTCGGCGACGTGCTGCGGTACCTGGTGCGGCTCACCCGCCCGGCACGGCACGACGGAGTGGAACTGCCCGGCTGGTGGGTCACGCACGACCCCGACCCGACCCTGCCGACACCCGGTGGGCACGCCAATTTGGGCATGGCACACGGCGCGGCAGGCATCCTCGCGCTTCTGGCACTGGCCGCCCGCGCCGGCCACACCGTCGAAGGGCACCACGAAGCGCTCGAACAGCTGGCCGACTGGATGGAGAACTGGCGGCAGCAGTCACCGGAGGGCCCCTGGTGGCCTCAATGGATCACCCTCACCGCACTGCGCACCGGCCGTCCCGCCCAACAACGCCCCGGACGCCCCTCATGGTGTTACGGCACCCCGGGCATCGCCCGCGCACTCCAGTTGGCCGCCCTGGCCACCGGTGACACCGCACGGCGGCGCAACGCCGAACAAGCGCTGCTGGCCTGCCTGACCGATCAGAACCTGACGCGGATCAGCGACCCCGGAATCTGCCACGGCATGGCCGGGCTCTACCAAACCGCCTATCGTGCCGCCGGCGACAGCACCGACCCGGCACTCCGCCGGCGGCTGCCTGCCCTGGCCGCCGCACTCCGCGCCAGAGCCCGCCGTGAACACACGCAGCGCCTGAACGAGGGACTGCTGACCGGCCGAGCCGGAGTGGCACTGGCTTTGGAAAGCGCGCGGCACGCCGCACCACCCCGCTCGGGATGGGACGCATGCCTGCTGATCACCTGA